AACGCACTGGATGCCGAGGTTGTTAAAGTTGTAGCTCATGGTGGTACTGTTGATCTCTACGGTACACACGCCCTTCCTGCAGTGTTCCTTACCGACCAGATTGTGTGGATGAGGTTTATGGTTTGGGCCCTCTTTGGCCACGCAAGACACGACTACCACGGCTCTGCCACGATATCCGTGCACCTGTATGCTCGGGAAGGTCTTGTGATCGGCCGTCGTGTTAACACCAGGAATCGATCCGGCTGAACGACCTTCGCACTCGTAACGAAAGCGTAGCGCCTTCGGATGTGGCTGCTCGGTGATCTCCATATACGGGCGTTGCGTAGGTAGCGGTGGCATTATTTTGGTATTACCGtagaaacacgaaacgaaaaacacagaTTTGGCACAGCCTATGTACAGGTTCATCCGAACCACAGCGGACAATTGAGCCTTTTTTATAGATGCCAGCCAACCTACTTCGAATCTCAAGCCTTTCGCACTTTATGACCTGCACAGTGCAGGTGTACGGCGCCACCCCCGTGTCTAGGATCGTGTTTGCTGATCTGTGGCTTCTCCAGCAATGCGTACCCAGAACGTTTTCTGCATCAAAACTGCACATACGGGTTATGAAAAGTACGCTGGGCGTTCGACCCGTGAAACGAAATTCGACGACAGGTGTCCGTTGAACGTTGGCAGGAATCCGGGTAAAGAGGGACCTGAACCTCGTCTCGGAAACCGTTGAAAAGCACGGGTAAATACGAGGGCCAAGCGAACTGGTCACAGGCAGAAACAGTTGATTGGAACCGTTTAATAACAAATTAGCGATTATATAGAAAAACTGTCCATTTCTCGGTTATGTTTACATGCCAATTCTCTAAAAATGATCAGCTGCAATACTTGAACCTCTTGAGCGAACTATTAATACGGAGGCTCGTTTGGCCGTCTAATGACACGCAATCTattaccgtcgtcgtcactgcCGTGCTGGATAAGTAACGAAGGTGTAAACAATCAGCGAACCGAGTAAATTGGCCAATCAACAGTTTGTTGATTGGCGAAAAG
This genomic window from Anopheles cruzii unplaced genomic scaffold, idAnoCruzAS_RS32_06 scaffold03441_ctg1, whole genome shotgun sequence contains:
- the LOC128277015 gene encoding embryonic polarity protein dorsal-like, producing MPPLPTQRPYMEITEQPHPKALRFRYECEGRSAGSIPGVNTTADHKTFPSIQVHGYRGRAVVVVSCVAKEGPNHKPHPHNLVGKEHCRKGVCTVEINSTTMSYNFNNLGIQCVRKKDVDDALKLRQEIRVDPFRTGFAHAKEPGSI